GCGTGTTGCTGACCAGCGTCCCGTAGACATCGACCGGCGAGGCGGTGGCGTCCATGGTCGCCGCCGTCAGGTCGTAGGCAAAGTTCTGCGCCTGCTGCATGACCGTTGTGTTCTGAGCAACCGGGGTGACCGCGATGGCGCTGGCGCTGACCATGGCGACGCCGGCGAGAAGGAACCGATCCTTCCGGGTCACCGTGGCGGTATCGCCGAAGGACGAGGGGTCGGGATGGTGCACGAAATCTCCTGAAAGCTGATATTTGACTGAGGAACGACCAAAAATTAGCTTAGCTTTCCCTAAATATCAATAGGTATGCCTATCCTGATTTTCAGCGGCGTAAATACGCGGGGCAAGGGCACCGCAAACATGAACTGGGCCCCTCCGGAAGGAGGGGCCCAGTTTCGTCAACGACGGAAAGTCAGAGCCAGGTGTCCTGCGTCGTCGTGGTGAGGAAGGCTTCCAGATCGTCGCGCCACTGCGCCGGGGTGTTCTTGTCCGGTTCGATCCCGGTGTACTCGCCGCGGTAGAACAGCAACGGCCGCGGCTTGCGCTGTGTTCGATGCTCCTCGCGCGAGCGCTCGTCGGCGGCACCTTCAGACAACGAGTGCACCGAACCGAACACCACGAAGTGGTCTCCGCCGTCGTGCACGGAATGCACGTTGCAGTCGATGTGAGCCAGGATCCCGTCGATCACCGGCGAACCGAGTTCCGATGGGGTCCAGTCGATCCCAGCGAACTTGTCCGGCGCCTTGGAACCGAACTGCGCCGAAACATGCTGCTGCTTCTCGTGCAGCATGTTTACGCAGAACTTCCCGGTGGCCTCGATGGCCTGCCAGGCCCGCGACTGCTTTGTGGGGCAGAACAACACCAGCGGCGGGTCGAGCGAGAGCGCGGCGAACGACTGGCAGGCAAAGCCGATCGGCACGTCGTCGTGCAGAGTGGTGATCACTGTGACGCCAGTGCAGAACTGGCCGAGCACATTCCGGAATATACGCGGGTCGATCGGCTGAGCCGGTGTCATCGACGAGCCCGGATCACTTGAAGCCGACGGAGAAGTCGTGGCCCCACAGGCTGATCCCGACGCTCTCCCGCGCGATCCAGCTCTCATCCTCGACTTCGAGTCCCTCACAACCGAATTCCATGTCGAACCCACCCGGGGTCTTCATGTAGAAGGACAGCATCTTGTCGTTGATGTGCCGGCCCAGCGTCGCCGACATCTTGACCTTGCGGCGGTTGGCGCGATCCAGGCACAGGCCCACGTCGTCGGAGTTCTCCACCTCGACCATCAGGTGCACGATGCCCGTCGGGTTCGGCATCGGCATGAAGGCCAGCGCGTGGTGGCGGGGGTTACAGCCATAGAACCGCAGCCACACCGGATCGCCGTCGGCCGGACGGCCCGCGAGTGGCGGAGGCAGCTGCATCGAATCGCGCAGCCGGAAGCCCAGCACATCCTGGTAGAACGCCTGCGCCGCGGCATCGTCGTTGCAGGTGAGCACCACGTGCCCGAGACCCTGCTCGGCGGTGACGAACTTGTGGCCGTACGGGCTGACGAACCGGCGGCCCAGGTACTGCGCGCCGTAGAACGCCTCGAGCACGTTGCCGGCCGGATCGGAGAACCGGATCAGGCCCTCGACGCGTCGCTCGCGAATCTCGTCCCTGGTGCCCTCGACGAAATCGACACCGGCCTTGGACAGGCTCTCGCGCAGGCTCTGCAGCGCGGGAGCGTCGGCGACCTCCCAGCCGGAGATCAACAACCGGTCCTGATCGCCGGGCACGATCACCAGACGGGCCGCGAAGTCGTCCATGCGCAGGTAGAGCGCGTCCGGAATCGCACCGTCTCCCTCCACCATGCCCAGGACCTTCAACCCGAATTCGCGCCAGGCCGCCACGTCGGTGGCCTCGATGCGCATGTAGCCGAGTGCCTTGATGCTCATCTGCTAACCCCCAAGGAAATCGATGGTGAGCTTGTTGAACTCGTCGAACTTCTCAACCTGAGCCCAGTGCCCACACTGCCCGAACACGTGCAGTTGCACCCGCGGAATCTGCTTGAGCGCGACCAGCGCGCCGTCGAGCGGGTTGACCCGGTCCTCGCGGCCCCAGATCAGCAGCACCGGCTGGCGCAGCTTGTACACCTCGCGCCACATCATGCCGAGCTCGAAGTCGGCACCGGCGAAGGACTTCCCCATCGCGCGGGTGGCGGCCAGAGACTCCGGTGTGCTGGCGATCTCGAACCGCTCGTCGACCAGCTCAGGGGTGACCAGCTTCTGGTCGAACACCATGATCCGGATGAAGGCTTCGAGGTTCTCGCGCGTCGGTTCGAAGTTGAACTTGGCGAGCGCCTTGACGCCCTCGGTCGGATCCGGCGCGAACAGGTTGACCGACAGGCCGCCCGGGCCCATCAGGATCAGCTTGCCCGCGCGATCGGGGTAGTCCAGCGCGAAGCGCACCGCGGTGCCGCCGCCGAGGGAGTTGCCCAGCAACGGAATCCGGCCCTGCAGACCGAGGTGGTCGAACAGCCCCAGCAGCGCCTTGGCGCTGTAGCGGTTGTACTGCTCGTGCTCGGTGTGCTTGTCGGAGTGGCCGTAACCGGGCTGGTCGACCGCGAGCACGTGGTAGTGCTCGGCCAGAACCGCGATGTTGCGGCCGAAGTTCGACCAGCTCGAAGCGCCGGGGCCACCGCCGTGCAACAGCACGATGGTCTGGGCATTCGGGTCACCCGCCTCGTGGTAGTGCAGCCGCATGTCATCTCTGACCTGGGCGTAGCGCGAGGTGGATTCGAACGTGATCTCTTGTGTCGCAGTCATGTATCAGACCATCGTGTCGGCCGGGGGCAGGCCGAACTCGTTGTTGCCGAAGATCAGGTAGGCGCGCTCGGGATCGTTGGCGGCGTGCACCCGACCGGCGTGTGCGTCACGCCAGAAGCGCTGCACCGGAGCGTCATTCGACAGCGCGGTGGCACCCGAGGCCTCGAAGAGACGATCGATCGAGGCGATGGCGCGGCCGGTGGCACGCACCTGGTCGCGACGGGCGCGGGCGCGCAGCTCGAACGGGATCTCCTGGCCGGCCGACAGGAGGGCGTACTCGTCGGCGACGTTGCCGGACAGCTGACGCCAGGCGGCGTCGATGTCGCTGGCAGCCTCGGCGATCCGGATCTTGGCGAACGGATCGTCCTTGGCCTTCTCACCGGCGAAGGCCGCGCGGACCCGCTTGCCCTGGTGCTCGACATGGGCGTCGTAGGCGCCGTAGGCCATACCGACGATCGGTGCCGAGATGGTGGTGGGATGGATTGTGCCCCACGGCATCTTGTACACCGGAGCGGTGTTGGTCTCATAGCCGCCCGCAGTGCCGTCGTTCATCGCCTTGTAGGACAGGAAGCGGTGCTTGGGCACGAACACGTCCTTGACGACGACGGTGTTGCTGCCGGTACCGCGCAGGCCGACCACGTTCCACACGTCGTCGATCTGGTACTCGGTGCGCGGGATCAGGAAGCTGCCGAAATCGACCGGGCGGCCGTCCTTGATCACCGGACCACCGAGGAAGGCCCAGGTGGCGTGGTCGCAACCCGAGGACCAGTTCCAGGCACCGTTGACGATGTAGCCGTCAGCCGCCTCGGTCACGACGCCGGCACCCATCGGGGCGTAGGAGGACGAGATGCGCACCGAGGTGTCCTCACCCCAGACCTCTTCCTGGGCCCGCTGGTCGAACAGCGCCAGGTGCCAGTTGTGCACGCCGATGATGCCGGCCACCCAACCGGTCGAACCACACGCGCTGGCCAGCCGGCGGACCGCCTCGTAGAAGACCGTCGGATCGCACTGCAGACCACCCCACTGCTCAGGCTGCAGCAGCTTGAAGAAGCCGACCTCTTCCAACGCCTTCACGTTCGCGTCGGGCAGCTTGCGCAGATCCTCGGTCTCCTGCGCGCGCTCGCGCAGTGCCGGCAGCAGTTCATCGATGCCGGCCAGAACGGCCTGCACGTCACGCTGTTCAATGGATGTCACGGAAATGCCTCCCAAGAATCGGACTGCGATGAGCGCGAGCTGACCGCCTAGACAGAGATTAGAACACGTTACGATTTGTGTCGAGCAGGGCCTGGCAATGCAGGGCTGGACCTGGGCAAGTACGTTTTTGTAACCTGTTCTAGTTATGAGTGAAGAGAGGGTCCAGCCGTGACCGATGAGCCACTGGGCAGCCATGTACTCGAACTGCAGGTCAGCGCAGTCATCGAGGAGACCGCCGACGCCCGGTCCCTGGTGTTCTCCGTCCCAGAGGGTTCAGACATCCCCGCCGACCGGCTGCGCTACTCCCCTGGCCAGTTCCTGACGCTGCGGGTACCCAGTGATCGCACCGGTTCGGTGGCCCGCTGCTACTCGTTGTCGAGCTCACCGGTGACCGATGATCAGCTGACCGTGACGGTCAAGCGGACCGCCGACGGCTACGCGTCGAACTGGCTGTGCGACAACGCCCACGCCGGGATGAAGATGCATGTGCTGGCACCGTCCGGCACCTTCGTGCCCAAGAATCTCGACACCGACTTCCTACTGCTGGCCGCGGGCAGCGGCATCACGCCGATGATGGCGATCTGCAAGACCGCGCTCGCCGAGGGCAGCGGCAACGTCGTGCTCGTCTACGCCAACCGTGACGAGAACTCGGTCATCTTCGGCGCAACCCTGCGCGAGCTGGCCGCCAAGTACCCCGACCGGTTCACCGTCGTGCACTGGCTCGAGACCGTGCAGGGGCTGCCCAGCCCCGCCGCGCTGGCCGGGCTCGTCGCGCCGTATGCCGCGCGCGAGGCTTTCATCTGCGGGCCCGGGCCGTTCATGGCCGCCGCCGAGCAGGCGCTGCAGCAGGCCGGTGCCGACGCGGACCGGATCCACATCGAGGTGTTCAAGTCGCTGGACTCGGACCCCTTCGCTGCTGTGGTCATCGAAGAAGACGACAGCGACCAGGGGCCTGCCACCGCGGTCGTCACCCTGGACGGCACCACCCACGAGGTCCGCTGGCCGCGTTCGGCCACCCTGCTCGACGTCCTGTTGGACAAGGGCCTGGACGCGCCGTTCTCCTGCCGCGAAGGCCATTGCGGCGCATGCGCGGTGCTCAAGAAGTCCGGAGACGTCGAGATGAAGATCAACGACGTGCTGGAGCCCTCTGACCTCGAGGAGGGCCTGATCCTGGGCTGCCAGGCCACACCGGTATCGGATTCAGTCGAAGTCACCTACGACGAATAAGCGACGGGATACTTTCTTGACGATGACCGCCACAACGAACAGCCTCGCCGCCGCGGGCGCGGCAGCGGTGCTCACCGCAGCACTGGCCTTCCCCGCCACCGCCACCGCCGCAGCCAACTCCGCGGTCACGTCGATCCCGAGCCCGCAGGGCACCATCGAGATGCACATCAACGCCGACTGCGCGGGCACCATGTGCACCTTCAGGACGTCGGCCAACCTGCTGACGCCGGACGGCCCCATCGGGTTCCCCGGCGACACCTGGGCGCGTCAGACGATCACCCTGCGCAGCTCGAATCGTGATGTCTGGCAGAACGCCTCGTACAGCGCGCCGGCCGGGATGCCGCGAGAACTCAAGGGCGCCAACCACGACAACGTGCTGTCCAAGTTGTACCGGTCGATCAACACGGTCGACCTCTCGGTGACCTACTTCGGCGGCGGGCCCATCGAACGCTTCACCGTCGACGGCGAATCGCACCCGACCAACTGGTCCACGGGCAAGCCCGCCGGGGACGATTTCATCGCCTGCTCGGTCATCCAGGTGGTCTTCGGCGGGGTCAACCTCACCACGCCCACCGCCTGCACGCAGGTCAAGTTCAACTGACGCGGCCCACCGGCCGGTGCGGCGGTGCCCACCTTGGTAGGCACCGCCGTCGTCAGATCTAGCGCGGCAGGCCGAGCAACCGCTCCCCGGCGACGGTCAACAGGATCTGCTCGGTTCCACCCGCGATCGTCAGGCAGCGGGTGTTGAGGAAGTCGTGCACCTCCTGATTGCGCACCGCACCCCCGCCGTCGGACAGTTCGAGCCGGAACTCCGCCAGCGTCTGGCGGTAGCGCACGCCGATCAGCTTGCGGGCGCTGGCCTGCGCGCCGGTGTCCTGACCGCTGACCGCCAGCTGCGCGATCCGCTGATCCAGCAGAGAGCCCACCTGAGCCGTCAGGATCAACCCGCCCAGGCGGTCCAGGTCGGCCGGATCCACGTCCGGCTTCGCACCGAGCGTGCGCAGCAACTCCTCCATCGGATTGCCCAGCGCCGTACCGCCGGCCATCGCCACCCGCTCGTTGGCCAGCGTGGTGCGGGCCAACCTCCAACCGTCGTTGACGGTGCCCACCACCATCTCGTCGGGCACGAACACGTCGTCGAAGAACACCTCGTTGAACAGCTCGTCACCGGTGATCTCGCGCAGCGGCCGGATCACGATGCCAGGCGTCTTCATGTCGATCAGGAAGTACGTGATGCCTTTGTGTTTCGGCGCATCGGCATCGGTGCGGGCCAGACACACGCCCCAGTGCGCCTTCTGCGCCGCCGAGGTCCACACCTTCTGCCCGGTCAACTTCCAGCCCGGCTCACCGTTGGGACCTTCGGCGCGAACAGCTTTCATACGCAGCGCAGCCAGGTCGGAGCCCGCGCCCGGCTCGGAGAACAGCTGGCACCAGGCCAGGTCACCACGCAGCGTGGCCGGCACGAACTGGCCTATCTGCTCGGGGCTGCCGTGCTCGAGGATCGTGGGGACCGCCCACCAGCCGATCACCAGATCGGGGCGCTCCACCTCGGCCGCGGCGAGTTCCTGATCGATCAGAAGCTGTTCGGCCGGAGATGCGTTGCGGCCGTAAGGACGTGGCCAGTGCGGGGCCAGCAGCCCGGACTCGGCCAGGGCCACCTGCCGCTTTTCCACCGGCAGGGCGGCCACCTCGGCGACCGCGGCACTGATCTCCGGGCGCAGACCGGCCACCGACTCCAGGTCGATGCGCAGCTCACGACGCACGCCCTGCTGGGTCAGCGCCGAGACCCGGCGAATCCACCGGCGCCGGCCGCCGAGCGCATGCGAAATCCCGTATGCGCGACGCAGATACAGATGGGCCTCGTGCTCCCAGGTGATGCCGATACCGCCGAGCACCTGGATGCAGTCCTTGGCGTTGGCCTCGGCCGCGTCCACACCCGCCGCAGCCGCCACCGCCGCGGCGATCGACAACTGGGCATCATCGGTTTCGGACACCGCGCGGGCGGCGTCGGCAGCCGACACCGAGATCTGCTCGGAGCGCAACAGCATCTCGGCACACATGTGCTTGACCGCCTGGAAGCTGCCGATGGGCTTGCCGAACTGCTCGCGCACCTTGGCGTACTCGGTGGCCGTCTGCAGGGTCCAGCGCGCCAGCCCGGCGGCCTCGGCCGCCAGCACGGCGGCGGTGATGTCGGCGAACCGCTGCCGCGTGACGTCGAGCGCCTGCGCGGGCGCCGAATCGAACACGACCCGGGCCAGCGGCAGCGAGAAATCCGTCGCGGTGAGCAGTTCGATGCTCACCCCCGCGGCGCTTCCGTCGACCAGCACCACGCGGTCCCCGGCGGGCAGCAGCAACACTCCGGCGGCATCAGCGCCGAGGACGTACTCGGCGGTGCCCGACACCCGATCCCCGTCGAGACTCAGATCGGCGCTCAGTGCCGCTCCGGCGGTGCGCTCACCCGAAACCAGGGCCTCCAGCACGGCGTCATCGGTCACAATCAAGGTGGCCAGGGCCGTGGTGGCCACCGGACCGGGCACCAGCGCGGCCGCGGCCTCGTCGACCATCGCGCACAGATCCTCGACCGAGCCGCCGGCGCCGCCCTGCTCCTCGGAGACAGCCACGCTGAAGATCCCTAGTTCGGCGAGACCCTGAAACGGCGCGCGCCATGCATCGGCATCATGTTCACCGGCTCGGACCGCAGCCGCTGCGTCGGTTGCGGCAGCCCAGCTCCTTACCAGGTCACGGGCGGCAAACTGCTCGTCGGTGATGGTGGCAGATGCGCCGGACATGGTGGACCTCCTAGCCGCTAACGCGAGAAGTCCGTGCTTCCCACTAGAACGTGTTCTAATGGTGACAGTGTTCGACCGTCAAGTCGACCCGCATTACAGCAGGACACGTCCGTGTGTTTACCGGCGCGGAGGTGCGTAGAAGGAGATCGCCGTGCGTATCGTTTTCCATGAGGTACGCGACGAGAGGGGGCCACACACCGCATGTCCGGCGCACCACAGCCAACAGGCAACGAAACGTCCGGGTCGGACACCCGACCGCGTGAGGTTCTGAACGTGGCAGTCCTGGCCGAATCCGAACTCGGCTCCGAAGCACAGCGGGAGCGCCGCAAGCGCATCCTGGACGCCACCCTGGCCATCGCCTCCAAGGGCGGGTACGAGGCCGTTCAGATGCGTGCCGTGGCCGAACGCGCCGACGTGGCCGTCGGCACGCTCTACCGCTACTTCCCCTCCAAGGTCCATCTGCTGGTCTCGGCCCTCGGCCGAGAGTTCGAGCGCATCGACGCCAAGACCGACCGGACCGCCCTGACCGGGGGCACCCCGCACCAGCGGCTGAGCTTCATGGTCGGCAAGCTGAACCGGGCCATGCAGCGCAATCCCCTGCTCACCGAGGCCATGACGCGGGCCTTCGTGTTCGCCGACGCCTCCGCGGCCGGCGAGGTCGACCATGTCGGCAAGCTGATGGATTCGATGTTCGCCCGGGCCATGAGCGACGGGGAGCCGACGGAGGACCAGTACCACATCGCCCGCGTCATCTCCGACGTGTGGCTGTCCAACCTGTTGGCGTGGCTGACCCGCCGGGCGTCGGCCACCGACGTCAGCAAGCGACTGGATCTGGCCGTGCGCCTGCTGATCGGCGCGGAGGACAAACCTAAGATCTGACGGGTGGGCGACCATCGCGATCTTCCGGCCGACCTGAGGCGTGCCCTCGCCGAGGCGGCCCGGGTACCCCGACTGCTGATCACCTCTGATTTCGACGGCACGCTGGCGCCCATCGTCAACAACCCGGCCGACGCACGCCCGCTGAACGACGCCGCCGAGACGCTCGTCGCGTTGTCCGAGCGTCCCGGCACCGCGACCGCCCTGATCTCGGGGCGCGCGCTCGAGGTGCTGCGGGAGCTGTCGGGGATGCCGACCACCGTGCACCTGGTCGGCAGCCACGGCGCCGAATTCGACTCCGGTTTCGCCCATCCCATCGATCAGACCCTGCTCGACACGATCGCCACCGAACTCACCGCGATCGCCGAGGCCCGGCCCGGCGTGACCGTCGAGCTCAAACCCGCGAGCGTGGCGCTGCACGTCCGTAACGCCGCACCCACGGACGCCGAAGCAGCTCTGGCACAGGCACATCGGTCCGCACAGGCCTGGGACGCCCAGCTGACCGAGGGCAAGGCCGTGCTGGAGTTCGCCGTCATCACCACCGACAAGGGCGAGGCCATCGACATCCTCCGTGACGAGCACCAGGCGTCCGCGGTGATCTACTTCGGCGACGACGTCACCGACGAGAAGGCGTTCCGCCGGCTGCGCGACGGCGACGTCGGCGTCAAGGTCGGGCCGGGTGAGTCGCTGGCCGGGTATCGGGTCGACGAGCCAGAAGACGTTGCGGCAGCGCTGGATTACCTGCTCGAACTGCGCAAAGCGCGCTAGGCCGGCGGGCCCGACGTACGGCCCCGCACCACCTCGGTGTCGAGCACGTCGATCACCGGCAGGCCCGAGCGCGGCGGGTTGTGCAGCAACTCCCCGGCCCGCCGGCCCTTGTGCACGCTGGACTGTACGACGGTGGACAGGCCGCGACGCAGCGCCTCGGGCACCCCGTCGAACCCGGTGACCGTCATCTCCCCCGGCACGAAGATGCCGCGCGAGCGCAGATGATCCATGGCTGACAAGGCCAGCACATCGGCGGTGCACATCAGCGCGGTGATGCGGGGATTGGCCTCCAGGGCCACCTCGGCGGCCGCACCACCGGACGTCGGCAGATGGTCGTAGCTCTCCACCACCGTCAGCGTGGCCGGCGCCAGCCCGGCCGCCGTCATCGCGTCGTACACACCGTGAATGCGTTCCCGCTGCACATGGAAATGCGGCGAGAGCACCCGATCCGGATCTGCCAGTGCCGGTTTCGTGCCGTCGTGCGGCCAGTCCCGGCCCAGTCGCATGGTCAGCAGGCCGATGTCGCGGTGCCCGAGTTCCAGCACATGCTCGGCCAGTCGCCGCATCGCCCCGCGGTCGTCGATACCGACGCGGGACACCCCCGGCACGTCCTTGGGCTGATCCACCACGACCACCGGCAACTGGCGCTGACGCACCACGGGCAGATAGGGATCGTCGTCGGAGGCCGAATACACCACGAATCCGTCGACACCTGCGGCGAGCACCGCAGCCGAACCGTCCTCGAAACTGCGGTTGGGCCCGATCGCCACCAGCAGCAGCCCCTGCCCCACCGCCTCGCAGGATTCGGCAAGCCCGGCAACGAAATCCAGTGCCGCCGGGTCACTGAACGAGTAATTGAGCGGCTCGGTGATGATCAGTCCCACCGCGCCGGCCCTGCGAGTCCGCAACGACCGGGCCACCGGATCGGGCCCGGCATAGCCCAGCCGCTTGGCAGCCGCGAAGATCCGGTCCCGAAGTTCGGCCGACAACTGGTCAGGGCGGTTGTAGGCATTCGAGATGGTGGTGCGCGACACCTTCAATTCGGCCGCCAGCGATGCCAGGGTGGCCCGCCGCGGCGGGTGAGGACTCCTCGGCATGCTGTCTGAGGCTAGTGGATCGGTGAATTCCTCACCTGGTCAACCGTCCACACGACCAGCCAGCAACTGCAGGCGATCGTGACGATCACGAAGCTCGGCGGCATGTTGAAGATGGCCGACACCGCGAGCCCTGCCCACACCGACGCCACGCTGATCCCGGTCGAGATCGCCATCGCGAGAATCGGGCGGGCGGTGATCATGATCGCCGTCGCAGCCGGCGTCACCACGAGCGCGAACAACAGCAGCGTGCCCACGGCCAGCACCGCCATCGTCACCGCGATGCCGAGCAGCACCATGAACAGCACCGACAACGCCCGGACCGGCACGCCCTTGGCCTCGGCCACCTGCGCGTTGACCGATGCGAACAGCAGTGGGCGGAAAACGAATACGACGGCGACGGCCAGCAACGCCAACAGCACGGTGAAGGTCAGCAGCTGCTCATGGGTGATGGCCAGCAGGTTGCCGAACAACACGTTGGTGAGCGTCGAGGAATTCTTGGTGGCCAGCGAGTTGAAGAACAGCCCGAACCCGGTCGCCAGGGCCAGCACCGTGCCCGTCGCCACCTCGCGGTCATGGGCCCGGCTGCCCATCGCCCCGATCACCACGGCCCCGCCGACGCAGAACGCCAGGAGTCCCAGCCCGACCGGGAGCCCGAGCAGGGCCGCACCGGTGGCCCCGGGCAGACCGATGTGGGCCAAGGCGTGCGCGGCGAACGCGGTGTTGCGCACGATGACGAAGTAACCGATCAGCCCGGCGGCCAGCGCCACCAGGGTGCCGCCGATGAGCGCGTTGCGCATGAACGCCGAGGTCAGGATCTGCCACCAGTTGTGCTGGTAACCCATCGCGAAGGTGCCCTGTGCCAGCAGGGTCGCCGACATCAGCCGCTCCTCATGTACATCTGTCCCATCGGTGTGTTGGCCACCTGCACCTTGGTCCCATACAGGTGGGTCAGCAGGTCGGCATCCACCACCTCGTCGATGGCGGCGTGGTGCGCATGCCCGTCCAGCAGATAGATGGCGCTGTCGAGCACACTCAGCAGCGGGTTGAGATCGTGCGCCACCACCAGGATGGTGACGCCGAGGTCGTTGTTGAGCCGGGCCAGCAATTGCACGATCTCGTGCTGGTTGCGCAGATCGAGTGCGGCCAGCGGTTCATCGAGGACGAGCATCTTCGGTTGACCGACAAGGGCATTGGCCAAGGCGATGCGCTGGCGTTGGCCGCCGGACAGTTCCGACACCCGCATGTCGGCGAAGGCGGTGGCCTCGACCCACTCCAGGGCCTCCTCGACCCGGGCCCTCTCGGCGCGCGACGTGCGGGTGAAACCCCACCGTCGCCCGGTGAGCCCGAGCGTCACCGCTCCCCTGGCCCGGATCGCCTCGCCCGCACCGGCCACGTAGTCCTGCGGGACGTAGCCGATCAGGTCGTTGTGTTCACCGGGCGCACCGCCGAGCACCCGGACCGAGCCGGAGGCGGCGGGCAGCAGGCCGAGCACCACCTGCAGCATCGTGGACTTGCCGGATCCGTTGGATCCGATCAGCGCGACGATGTCACCGGTCGGGATCTCGAAGGTGCCCTCTGACCAGATCAGCCGTCCTCCGCGCACGGCACTGACGTCGTCGAAGACGAGGGCGGGCGGTGCGGTGCTGTCCGGTGACACTAGGGCTGCACACCGAGGGCTTTGGCCAGCGCGGTCAATTGATCCACCTGCCAAGCCTCGAACGAATCCACTCCCGGCGCCACCGTTTCGGTGACATCGACCACCGGAACACCGGCATTCTCGGCGGCGGCCCGGATCTCCTTGGGCAGTGAGCCCTCGGTCTGGGTGTTGTAGATCAGCACGTCGACCCCACGATCGGCGAGCAGGCGCAGGAACGCGTCCAGGTCGGCAGGCGACGGGTCGGTCTCGTTCGACGAGGCGGCCTGGTAGCCCGCCGGCGTCTTGTTGACCAGGCCGACGGCGGCGGCCATGTCGTCGAACACCGTTTCGGTGGCGGCGTACCGCTTTCCGCCGGCCTTGGTCTTGATGTCGGTGATCAGCTGTTGGTAGGGCTGCATCGACGTGGTGAACTCGGCACGGCGCTGCTCGAAGTAATCGCGGGCGTCGGGAGCCAACCGGCCCAGTTCCTCGGACACCGTGTCGGCGACGCCGGTCACCGCTTCCGGGTTGTACCAGGCGTGCGGGTTGGCGGAGCTCTCGTGGACATGGCCTTCTTCGCCGTGACCGTGGTCGTGATCGTCCTCGCCGCTCTCCGAAACTGCCGATACCACAACGGCATTCGGCGCAGTGCTCTGGGCCAGCTTGGCCGCCCACTCGTCGTAGTGCCCGCCGTTGACCACCACGAGCTGGGCGCCCTGGAACTTGGCCGCGTCCGCGGGCGACGGCTCGAAATCGTGTGGGTCGACCGATGATCCGGCGATCACCGTGGTCACCTTGGCGCAGTCACCGCCCAGTGCGGCCACGATGTCGCCCCACTGGTCGACGCTGACGACCACGTTGACCGGCGTGGTCGGGCAGTTGCCTGCGGGTTGGGACTGGGTCTCCTCGGAGCCGCAGGCGGCGAGGGCGAAGGGCGTGGCCAGGAACAACACGGTGGTCGCGGCGCGGACGTTCAGAGGCGGGAGCACGGCGATAACGATAACCGTTTGCATTAGACGTTGCATACCCGGATGATGACTTATTGAAAATCGTTTTCATTAAGGAGTGCGATGCCCGACCTGCTGCCCGTCACCGTGCTGTCCGGTTTCCTCGGCGCCGGCAAGACCACGCTTCTCAACCACATTCTGGCCAACCGCGAGGGCAGACGGGTCGCCGTGATCGTCAACGACATGAGCGAGGTCAACATCGACGCCGCGCTCATCGCCGGGCAGGGACACCTCGACCGCACCGAGGAGAAGCTCGTCGAGCTCACCAACGGCTGCATCTGCTGCACCCTGCGCGAAGACCTGGTCGAGGCCGTCGGCGCGTTGGCGCGACAGAACCGGTTCGACAACCTGGTCATCGAATCGACCGGGATCTCCGAACC
The genomic region above belongs to Mycolicibacterium sp. HK-90 and contains:
- the hsaB gene encoding 3-hydroxy-9,10-secoandrosta-1,3,5(10)-triene-9,17-dione monooxygenase reductase subunit, whose translation is MTPAQPIDPRIFRNVLGQFCTGVTVITTLHDDVPIGFACQSFAALSLDPPLVLFCPTKQSRAWQAIEATGKFCVNMLHEKQQHVSAQFGSKAPDKFAGIDWTPSELGSPVIDGILAHIDCNVHSVHDGGDHFVVFGSVHSLSEGAADERSREEHRTQRKPRPLLFYRGEYTGIEPDKNTPAQWRDDLEAFLTTTTQDTWL
- the hsaC gene encoding iron-dependent extradiol dioxygenase HsaC, with translation MSIKALGYMRIEATDVAAWREFGLKVLGMVEGDGAIPDALYLRMDDFAARLVIVPGDQDRLLISGWEVADAPALQSLRESLSKAGVDFVEGTRDEIRERRVEGLIRFSDPAGNVLEAFYGAQYLGRRFVSPYGHKFVTAEQGLGHVVLTCNDDAAAQAFYQDVLGFRLRDSMQLPPPLAGRPADGDPVWLRFYGCNPRHHALAFMPMPNPTGIVHLMVEVENSDDVGLCLDRANRRKVKMSATLGRHINDKMLSFYMKTPGGFDMEFGCEGLEVEDESWIARESVGISLWGHDFSVGFK
- the hsaD gene encoding 4,5:9,10-diseco-3-hydroxy-5,9,17-trioxoandrosta-1(10),2-diene-4-oate hydrolase; its protein translation is MTATQEITFESTSRYAQVRDDMRLHYHEAGDPNAQTIVLLHGGGPGASSWSNFGRNIAVLAEHYHVLAVDQPGYGHSDKHTEHEQYNRYSAKALLGLFDHLGLQGRIPLLGNSLGGGTAVRFALDYPDRAGKLILMGPGGLSVNLFAPDPTEGVKALAKFNFEPTRENLEAFIRIMVFDQKLVTPELVDERFEIASTPESLAATRAMGKSFAGADFELGMMWREVYKLRQPVLLIWGREDRVNPLDGALVALKQIPRVQLHVFGQCGHWAQVEKFDEFNKLTIDFLGG
- the hsaA gene encoding 3-hydroxy-9,10-secoandrosta-1,3,5(10)-triene-9,17-dione monooxygenase oxygenase subunit, which gives rise to MTSIEQRDVQAVLAGIDELLPALRERAQETEDLRKLPDANVKALEEVGFFKLLQPEQWGGLQCDPTVFYEAVRRLASACGSTGWVAGIIGVHNWHLALFDQRAQEEVWGEDTSVRISSSYAPMGAGVVTEAADGYIVNGAWNWSSGCDHATWAFLGGPVIKDGRPVDFGSFLIPRTEYQIDDVWNVVGLRGTGSNTVVVKDVFVPKHRFLSYKAMNDGTAGGYETNTAPVYKMPWGTIHPTTISAPIVGMAYGAYDAHVEHQGKRVRAAFAGEKAKDDPFAKIRIAEAASDIDAAWRQLSGNVADEYALLSAGQEIPFELRARARRDQVRATGRAIASIDRLFEASGATALSNDAPVQRFWRDAHAGRVHAANDPERAYLIFGNNEFGLPPADTMV
- a CDS encoding ferredoxin--NADP reductase encodes the protein MTDEPLGSHVLELQVSAVIEETADARSLVFSVPEGSDIPADRLRYSPGQFLTLRVPSDRTGSVARCYSLSSSPVTDDQLTVTVKRTADGYASNWLCDNAHAGMKMHVLAPSGTFVPKNLDTDFLLLAAGSGITPMMAICKTALAEGSGNVVLVYANRDENSVIFGATLRELAAKYPDRFTVVHWLETVQGLPSPAALAGLVAPYAAREAFICGPGPFMAAAEQALQQAGADADRIHIEVFKSLDSDPFAAVVIEEDDSDQGPATAVVTLDGTTHEVRWPRSATLLDVLLDKGLDAPFSCREGHCGACAVLKKSGDVEMKINDVLEPSDLEEGLILGCQATPVSDSVEVTYDE